TAACATTTGGAGGTGTCACCTTCACACAGAATGTCGAGGTCTGTAATGTCCCTGATAGTGACCTTAATGATACCTCAGCGTGTAGTATATCCTCAGATTACAAGCGCATAAGGGTAGCTGTCTCAAGTGCCAGTTCAAGTGTAGAGATTATAACACTCAGGACAAACTACCGATGAAGAATAAAGGCTTTACCCTCGTAGAAACAATTATGACGATAGTAATTGTCTTCATAGTTGGCTATATAGTTGCAGATGCTGTAACAAAAGGCATGAAGACTTACCTTGTGACTGACCAGAGAAAAGAGGCACTGGATGAGGCAAGGACTGCAATAGAGAGAATGACAAGAGAGATGAGGAATTTAATTGCTGTTAACTCTATATCTGCTACAGAGCTTTGTTTTACAAATATAGATGGGACAAAAATAAGTTTCAGGCAGTCAGGAGGAAGCATCATAAGAAATACAGGTTGGACCTCATGTCCTCCTACTACAGGTGGCACAGACAATACCCTTTCAACGAATATAACAGAGCTTTCATTTGCACTTATACAGAACTCACTAACAGTAAACCTCACATCCACTTTTCAAGGTGAGTCAGTGCCTCTTCAATCAGAGGTTTATTTGAGGAATAGATGAGTATGGAGCAATGCATTCTAAAAGATGTCATGCTGAATTTATTTCAGCATCTCTTTCGGCTTCAGAATGACAGAAAGGGTCTTTCAATCATTACAGTAATCCTAAGCCTTCTAATCCTTTCCCTTTTTGGTGCAGTAGCTGTTTCCCTGATAACAACCTCAGCCAATATAGGGCTTCAGGAGGAGCAGGGACAACAGGCATTCTATATAGCAGAAGGGGGATTGGAATATGCCCTTATGAATGGCACATACTGTAACTATAATACCTCAAGCATCACATTTGGAGAAGGGAGCTTTTTTACAAACTCGGTCTTTACAAATGCGGTTCTTAGCGGATACATAAACAACTCTACAGGCACACTCTATCTTACTTCAGCTCCGCAGAGGGGGTTTATCAACTCAGGCTTTACAGTGCCAGGCACGATAGCGATAGACTTAGAATACCTCTTTTGCAAAGGCAGTATCAGCGGTATCAACAATAGCTTCACAGTGTGTGAGCGTGGCTATGCAGGCTCGGCCCGCTCTGAGCACAACAACGGTGCGGCAGTCACTCAATGCTCTGTTCGCTCAACTGGAACTGTCTCCAAGGGACTGGGTTTTGGAAGTGTAAAGAGGGTTGCACAAATAAATGTTGTGGAGGTGGATGAGTGATAAC
This genomic interval from Nitrospirota bacterium contains the following:
- a CDS encoding prepilin-type N-terminal cleavage/methylation domain-containing protein, with the protein product MKNKGFTLVETIMTIVIVFIVGYIVADAVTKGMKTYLVTDQRKEALDEARTAIERMTREMRNLIAVNSISATELCFTNIDGTKISFRQSGGSIIRNTGWTSCPPTTGGTDNTLSTNITELSFALIQNSLTVNLTSTFQGESVPLQSEVYLRNR